The Microcebus murinus isolate Inina chromosome 4, M.murinus_Inina_mat1.0, whole genome shotgun sequence genome has a segment encoding these proteins:
- the OR51B5 gene encoding olfactory receptor 51B5 — translation MWPNSSSNSFLLTGFPGLEAAHHWISTSFFFVYISVLFGNGTLLLLIKKDHNLQEPMYYFLAMLAGTDLGLTLTTMPTVLGVLWLDHREIRNAACFSQAYFIHSLSFVESGVLLAMAYDRFIAICNPLRYASVLTNTRVLKIGLGVLMRGFVSVVPPITPLYFFPYCRSHVLSHAFCLHQDVIKLACADTTFNRLYPVVLVVLIFVLDSLIILVSYVLILKSVLSIASREERAKALNTCVSHICCVLVFYVTVIGLSLIHRFGKNVPHIVHLIMSYVYFLFPPLMNPIIYSVKTKQIQNGILHLFCNHRIRT, via the coding sequence ATGTGGCCCAACAGCAGCTCCAATTCCTTCCTGTTGACTGGTTTTCCAGGCTTGGAGGCAGCTCACCACTGGATTTCGACATCCTTCTTTTTTGTCTATATCTCTGTCCTTTTTGGCAATGGCACCCTCCTCCTTCTGATTAAGAAAGATCACAATCTGCAAGAACCCATGTACTACTTCCTGGCCATGCTGGCAGGTACAGACCTGGGGCTGACCTTGACCACGATGCCCACGGTATTGGGAGTCCTCTGGTTGGATCACAGGGAGATTAGAAATGCAGCCTGCTTTTCCCAAGCCTACTTCATACACTCCCTTTCCTTTGTCGAGTCTGGTGTTTTGCTGGCTATGGCCTATGACCGGTTTATTGCCATCTGCAACCCTCTTAGATATGCCTCTGTACTCACTAATACTCGAGTGCTAAAGATTGGGCTGGGAGTTCTGATGAGGGGATTTGTATCTGTTGTCCCCCCAATAACACCTCTCTATTTTTTCCCCTACTGCCGCTCTCATGTCCTTTCACACGCATTTTGCCTTCACCAGGATGTCATCAAACTGGCCTGTGCTGACACCACCTTCAATCGCCTATACCCAGTTGTGCTTGTGGTCCTTATATTTGTGCTGGATTCTCTAATTATCCTCGTCTCCTATGTGTTGATACTCAAGAGTGTCCTGAGCATTGCCTCCAGAGAGGAGAGGGCCAAGGCCCTCAACACTTGTGTTTCCCATATCTGCTGTGTCCTGGTCTTCTATGTCACAGTGATTGGTTTGTCTCTGATTCATCGGTTTGGAAAGAACGTTCCACATATTGTCCACCTTATTATGAGCTATGTCTATTTTCTGTTCCCTCCACTAATGAATCCTATAATATATAGTGTCAAGACCAAGCAGATCCAGAATGGTATTCTTCACCTTTTCTGTAACCATAGAATTAGAACCTGA